One region of Desertifilum tharense IPPAS B-1220 genomic DNA includes:
- a CDS encoding transposase produces NNKLKLIKRSAYGFRNFENYRIRCLLTWQINY; encoded by the coding sequence TCAATAATAAGCTTAAGTTGATTAAGCGCTCTGCTTATGGCTTTAGAAACTTTGAAAATTATCGAATTAGATGCTTGCTGACTTGGCAAATTAATTATTGA
- the crtH gene encoding carotenoid isomerase has translation MPGSSSQTLDVIVIGSGIGGLVTATQLAAKGAQVLVLERYLIPGGSAGYFERNGYRFDVGASMIFGFGRRGTTNLLTRALEAVNVRLETLPDPVQIHYHLPNQLELKVHRDYKQFINELSAKFPHEREGIRRFYDECWKVFNCLNAMELLSLEEPRYLTRVFFQHPFACLGLVKYLPQNVGDIARQHIKDPELLKFIDIECYCWSVVPAEMTPMINAGMVFSDRHYGGINYPKGGVGQIAQKLVEGLEKAGGHIEYQARVTQILLENGKAVGVQLANGQTYRAKRIVSNATRWDTFENLLPAEQMPAREKKWQQRYQKSPSFLSLHLGVKSEVLSPKTECHHILLEDWAKMEEPYGTIFVSIPTLLDPSLAPEGHHIVHAFTPSWMEDWQNLSPTAYEQQKEAKANEIIHRLEKIFPGLDAGLDYQEVGTPRTHRRFLGRKDGTYGPIPQRKLLGLLGMPFNRTAISGLYCVGDSTFPGQGLNAVAFSGFACSHRIAVDLGL, from the coding sequence ATGCCGGGTTCCTCATCGCAAACATTAGATGTCATTGTTATTGGTTCGGGAATTGGCGGACTCGTGACCGCAACTCAACTTGCCGCCAAAGGCGCTCAGGTTTTAGTCTTAGAACGCTACCTCATCCCCGGTGGGAGTGCGGGTTATTTTGAGCGGAACGGCTATCGCTTTGATGTAGGAGCCTCCATGATTTTTGGATTTGGTCGTCGGGGAACCACTAACTTACTAACTCGCGCCCTAGAAGCCGTCAACGTACGTTTAGAAACCCTTCCAGACCCCGTTCAGATTCATTACCACCTCCCCAACCAGCTAGAACTTAAAGTTCACCGCGACTATAAGCAATTTATCAACGAACTCAGCGCCAAGTTTCCCCACGAACGCGAAGGCATTCGCCGCTTCTACGATGAATGCTGGAAAGTCTTTAACTGCCTGAATGCAATGGAATTGCTGTCGTTAGAAGAACCGCGCTATTTAACCCGCGTCTTTTTTCAGCATCCCTTTGCCTGTTTGGGATTAGTGAAATATTTACCGCAAAATGTTGGCGATATTGCCCGCCAGCACATCAAAGACCCAGAATTACTCAAATTTATTGATATTGAATGCTACTGCTGGTCGGTCGTTCCGGCGGAGATGACCCCGATGATTAATGCAGGAATGGTCTTTTCTGACCGCCACTATGGGGGAATTAACTATCCCAAGGGGGGCGTTGGACAAATTGCCCAAAAGTTAGTTGAAGGTCTAGAAAAAGCGGGCGGTCACATTGAATACCAAGCCCGCGTCACCCAAATTTTACTCGAAAATGGGAAAGCTGTGGGCGTGCAGTTAGCCAACGGTCAAACGTACCGCGCCAAACGGATTGTTTCTAATGCAACCCGATGGGATACCTTTGAGAATTTACTGCCAGCGGAGCAAATGCCTGCACGGGAGAAAAAATGGCAGCAACGCTATCAAAAATCACCAAGTTTTCTGAGTTTACACTTAGGAGTTAAATCGGAAGTTCTATCGCCAAAAACTGAATGTCACCATATTTTGCTGGAAGATTGGGCAAAAATGGAAGAACCCTATGGCACCATCTTTGTATCAATTCCCACATTACTCGATCCGAGTTTAGCCCCTGAAGGACATCATATCGTTCATGCCTTTACACCAAGTTGGATGGAAGATTGGCAAAACTTATCTCCCACGGCGTATGAACAACAAAAAGAAGCGAAAGCCAACGAAATCATTCATCGTCTAGAGAAAATTTTTCCGGGTCTAGATGCGGGGTTAGATTATCAAGAAGTAGGAACGCCGCGCACCCATCGCCGCTTTTTAGGTCGCAAGGATGGCACCTACGGTCCGATTCCTCAACGCAAACTCTTAGGGTTATTAGGAATGCCCTTCAATCGCACGGCAATTTCTGGTTTATATTGCGTAGGAGATAGTACATTTCCCGGTCAGGGATTGAATGCGGTGGCGTTTTCTGGGTTTGCTTGCTCGCATCGGATTGCGGTGGACTTAGGATTATAA
- the upp gene encoding uracil phosphoribosyltransferase, translating to MALQLRVYVPPHPLVKHWLGVSRDAATPSVLFRSAMTELGRWLTYEAMRDWLPTLDLTVETPLAPCPISLINPEVPVVVVPILRAGLALMDGAKDLLPLASIYHLGLVRNEETLQASCYLNKMPSQFDPQTRVLICDPMLATGGSIMMAMDELIQRGVNPEFVRIISVVAAPPALQKLGTVYPSLTIYTACIDETLNDRGYIVPGLGDAGDRAFGT from the coding sequence ATGGCTTTGCAACTGCGTGTTTACGTTCCTCCTCATCCCCTCGTAAAGCATTGGTTAGGGGTTTCTCGCGATGCAGCGACGCCCTCTGTCTTGTTTCGCAGTGCAATGACTGAGTTAGGGCGCTGGTTGACCTATGAGGCGATGCGAGACTGGTTGCCCACCCTAGACTTAACCGTTGAAACGCCGCTAGCCCCTTGCCCGATTTCTCTGATTAACCCGGAAGTGCCTGTGGTGGTGGTGCCTATTCTGCGGGCGGGTTTGGCGTTAATGGATGGCGCAAAAGATTTATTGCCCTTAGCCTCTATCTATCACTTAGGCTTAGTCCGCAATGAGGAAACCCTACAGGCCAGTTGTTATTTAAATAAAATGCCCTCCCAATTTGACCCCCAAACGCGGGTGTTAATTTGCGATCCAATGCTGGCGACGGGGGGCAGTATCATGATGGCGATGGATGAGCTAATTCAACGGGGCGTTAACCCGGAGTTTGTGCGGATTATTTCGGTGGTGGCAGCCCCCCCAGCACTGCAAAAGCTGGGAACGGTTTATCCAAGTTTAACCATTTACACTGCTTGTATTGACGAGACGCTCAACGATCGCGGCTACATTGTACCGGGTTTGGGCGATGCGGGCGATCGCGCTTTTGGAACCTAA
- a CDS encoding YggT family protein: MELLTTTLTTFLQFYFVLLIARILLSWFPNINWFDPPFSILSQLTDPYLNLFRSIIPPLGGLDFSPILAIMVLQLLQGVVLNATRAFASPLG, from the coding sequence ATGGAACTGCTAACTACTACGCTAACCACATTTTTGCAATTTTACTTTGTCTTGCTGATTGCTCGGATTCTGCTGAGTTGGTTTCCCAATATCAACTGGTTCGATCCGCCCTTTTCCATCCTCAGTCAGCTTACAGACCCTTATCTTAATCTGTTCCGCTCGATTATCCCGCCCTTGGGTGGATTAGACTTTTCGCCCATTCTGGCGATTATGGTTTTGCAACTCCTCCAAGGTGTTGTCTTAAATGCAACGCGCGCCTTTGCCAGTCCTTTAGGTTAG
- a CDS encoding metallothionein, protein MPTVTGMKCACESCLCVVSLEDAIKKDGKLYCCEACANGHTSGETCGQSACSCCS, encoded by the coding sequence ATGCCTACCGTTACCGGAATGAAATGTGCTTGCGAATCTTGCCTATGCGTCGTTTCCCTGGAAGATGCCATTAAAAAAGACGGCAAGCTCTATTGCTGCGAAGCTTGCGCCAATGGCCATACCAGTGGAGAAACCTGCGGTCAATCAGCCTGTAGCTGTTGCTCGTAA
- the tsaE gene encoding tRNA (adenosine(37)-N6)-threonylcarbamoyltransferase complex ATPase subunit type 1 TsaE, whose amino-acid sequence MSQEDASTELKFVLPDAEATRKLGIVLGERLPAGSAILLEGSLGAGKTTLVQGLAQGLAISEWVDSPTFTLINEYGGGRLPLYHFDLYRLQPEESAALQPELYWEGQEMPLGVLAIEWADKLPYKPYRYLRIQLSLTPQDTRQVRLTPFGDFDLAGLKLTD is encoded by the coding sequence ATGTCGCAAGAAGATGCCTCAACCGAGCTGAAGTTTGTATTACCGGATGCAGAAGCTACGCGGAAACTGGGTATTGTATTAGGCGAACGGTTGCCCGCCGGTAGTGCGATTTTGCTCGAAGGCAGTTTGGGTGCAGGTAAAACGACGCTGGTTCAAGGACTTGCCCAAGGATTAGCAATTTCTGAATGGGTGGATAGTCCTACGTTTACCCTGATTAATGAGTATGGGGGGGGACGGTTGCCACTTTATCATTTCGATCTCTATCGCCTTCAGCCAGAGGAAAGTGCGGCCCTACAGCCGGAGTTGTATTGGGAAGGCCAGGAGATGCCCCTAGGAGTTTTGGCGATTGAATGGGCGGATAAGCTCCCCTATAAGCCTTATCGGTATTTGAGGATTCAACTGTCGCTGACGCCTCAAGATACGCGTCAAGTTCGGCTGACGCCGTTTGGAGATTTTGATTTAGCCGGTTTAAAGTTAACAGATTAA
- the yvcK gene encoding gluconeogenesis factor YvcK family protein, with the protein MSLDLFRKAIHARSDYSPRFRSSQRRVSQWFKWLSPGILVKRWLLISTVGVILTALGLAIWTKMTPIFYLIQLVERVLGKIATLVPNYISGPLTLLAGVLFIVWGHTRTLDSIAQVFLPPGDEELIDLLLAHRRLHRGPKIVAIGGGTGLSTLLRGLKVYSANITAIVTVADNGGSSGRLRREIGVLPPGDIRNCLAALADEEKLLTELFQYRFRAGDGLVGHSFGNLFLTAMSDIAGDLEQAIAASSQVLAVRGQVLPATLSDVNLWAELADGRWIEGESQITEAGGKIVRIGCTPAHPPALPAALEAIQEADLIIIGPGSLYTSVIPNLLVPELSDAIATRDVPKIYVCNIMTQAGETDGYAVSDHIRAIDEACGRRLFDSVLVQKKVPSAQSLIRYAQESSHPVFLDREAIRQLGRRIVLTNVMDEDETTGVVRHDSQRLAKVLLKWYGRVQGL; encoded by the coding sequence ATGTCATTAGATTTGTTTAGAAAAGCCATTCACGCTCGATCGGACTACTCGCCGCGCTTTCGTTCTTCCCAACGGCGAGTCAGTCAGTGGTTTAAATGGCTCTCTCCCGGTATTTTGGTCAAGCGGTGGTTGCTCATTAGTACCGTTGGCGTAATTCTCACCGCTTTGGGGTTGGCCATTTGGACGAAGATGACCCCCATTTTTTACCTGATTCAGTTAGTTGAGCGGGTTCTGGGTAAAATTGCCACCTTGGTGCCTAACTATATCAGCGGGCCGCTAACGCTTCTAGCTGGCGTTCTATTTATCGTTTGGGGTCACACGCGCACCTTAGATTCTATTGCTCAAGTCTTTCTCCCTCCCGGCGATGAAGAGTTGATTGATTTACTGCTGGCTCATCGTCGCTTGCATCGCGGCCCCAAAATAGTTGCCATTGGAGGAGGGACGGGTCTATCCACGTTACTGCGGGGGTTAAAAGTCTACAGCGCCAATATTACAGCGATTGTGACGGTGGCGGATAATGGCGGGTCTTCCGGACGGTTGCGGCGCGAAATTGGCGTGCTTCCCCCCGGCGATATTCGCAACTGTTTGGCGGCGCTAGCCGATGAGGAAAAGTTACTAACGGAGTTATTTCAATACCGCTTTCGCGCGGGGGATGGGTTAGTGGGTCATAGTTTTGGCAACCTGTTTTTAACGGCGATGAGCGATATTGCGGGGGATCTAGAACAGGCGATCGCCGCGTCTTCCCAAGTGCTAGCCGTGCGGGGTCAAGTGTTGCCTGCCACCTTGAGCGATGTTAACCTGTGGGCAGAATTGGCGGATGGTCGCTGGATTGAGGGAGAATCGCAAATTACCGAAGCGGGAGGCAAAATTGTCAGAATTGGCTGTACCCCCGCCCATCCCCCGGCGCTTCCGGCGGCCCTAGAAGCGATCCAAGAGGCGGATTTGATTATCATTGGGCCGGGAAGCCTCTATACCAGCGTCATTCCCAATTTATTAGTGCCGGAACTCAGCGATGCGATCGCCACTCGCGATGTCCCCAAAATTTATGTGTGTAATATTATGACCCAGGCGGGAGAGACGGACGGTTATGCGGTTTCCGACCACATCCGCGCCATTGATGAAGCCTGCGGACGGCGTTTATTTGATTCGGTTCTGGTACAAAAGAAGGTTCCCTCTGCCCAATCTTTGATTCGTTACGCTCAGGAGAGTTCTCATCCGGTATTCTTAGATCGCGAGGCGATTCGGCAACTCGGTCGTCGGATTGTTCTAACCAATGTGATGGATGAGGATGAAACAACCGGGGTTGTGCGACATGATTCCCAACGACTCGCAAAGGTGTTACTCAAGTGGTACGGTAGGGTTCAGGGATTATAA
- a CDS encoding ABC transporter ATP-binding protein: MPEPLIELRGISKAFGHSVVLDRVDLAIYPGEALAIIGPSGTGKSTILRIIAGLLAPDEGEIYIQGQRRVGLVGDSRDPIGIGMVFQQAALFDSLTVDENVGFLLYQHSKLPPDQIRELVKQKLEMVGLSDISDRYPAQLSGGMRKRVSFARAIMENPENPQDSPEVLLYDEPTAGLDPIASTVVEDLIRQLRSAGKGCNTYVIVTHQDSTIRRTADRVVFLYQGKVNWEGSVEEIDTTDNPLMRQFRSGSIEGPIQAIG; encoded by the coding sequence ATGCCTGAGCCTTTAATTGAACTGCGAGGGATTAGCAAAGCTTTCGGTCACTCGGTCGTCTTGGATCGAGTCGATCTGGCCATTTATCCTGGAGAAGCTCTAGCCATTATTGGTCCTTCAGGAACGGGCAAATCGACGATTTTGAGAATTATTGCGGGTTTGCTTGCCCCCGATGAGGGAGAAATTTATATTCAAGGTCAGCGTCGTGTTGGCTTGGTTGGAGATAGCCGCGATCCGATTGGTATTGGCATGGTTTTTCAACAAGCGGCGTTGTTTGACTCTTTAACGGTTGATGAAAATGTCGGCTTTTTACTCTACCAGCATTCCAAACTCCCCCCAGACCAAATTCGCGAACTGGTTAAACAAAAACTGGAAATGGTGGGTTTAAGTGACATTAGCGATCGCTATCCGGCTCAACTCTCTGGCGGGATGCGGAAACGGGTGAGCTTTGCGCGGGCAATTATGGAAAATCCGGAAAATCCCCAAGATTCTCCCGAAGTGTTACTTTATGATGAACCTACGGCTGGACTAGACCCGATTGCCTCAACGGTCGTTGAAGATTTAATTCGGCAACTGCGGTCTGCGGGCAAGGGATGCAACACCTATGTTATCGTTACCCACCAAGACAGCACCATTCGCCGGACTGCCGATCGGGTCGTTTTTTTGTATCAAGGAAAGGTCAACTGGGAAGGCTCGGTCGAGGAAATTGATACGACCGACAATCCTTTAATGCGACAATTTCGCAGTGGGAGTATAGAAGGGCCCATTCAAGCGATCGGATAA
- a CDS encoding MlaD family protein, translating to MQQRMVREGTVGLFILLGLGLFGFLILWLRGVSFGQRGYSTVVEFADVAGMRVGAVVRYRGVDVGRISRIQPGPNGVDVTIEISSRDLVIPRQVVVEANQSGLVGETSVDIKPLTQLASSTIQAADPTAADCDRALIVCDGSRLEGQIGVSFDELLRATLRVTEVFSDPTFLSNIESATIRVGDAAEGVANLTGDVSALTQSVERELTNFSNAARSVDSAANQIRLSAVEATDQLSVSANQTTAQLTRTTDQATRFLANVDNLISTNRATLVTTLNNLSQTSDQLRLTVSNLGPVLTRVEQSNFIANLDALSNNALTASANLRDLSNALNSPTNIVMLQQTLDSARATFQNAQKITADLDEVTGDPAFRDNLRNLVNGLGGLVSSTEQLEQQVEVAQTLVPLALTYSESVGAEILGLEGLRSPASNPRNPLQSSRMKLNKISYPLGETQLLEDPMAE from the coding sequence ATGCAACAGCGAATGGTTCGAGAAGGCACAGTCGGTCTTTTTATTTTGCTAGGTCTGGGGCTATTTGGCTTTTTGATCTTGTGGTTGCGCGGCGTCAGTTTTGGTCAGCGCGGCTATAGCACGGTGGTTGAATTTGCCGATGTTGCGGGGATGCGAGTCGGCGCAGTCGTCCGCTATCGGGGGGTAGATGTCGGTCGGATTAGCCGCATTCAGCCCGGCCCCAATGGTGTAGATGTGACAATTGAAATTAGTTCTAGAGATTTGGTCATCCCCCGCCAGGTGGTCGTAGAGGCTAACCAATCGGGCTTAGTGGGAGAAACCTCTGTGGATATCAAACCCCTAACGCAATTAGCCTCCAGCACCATCCAAGCGGCCGATCCGACGGCTGCCGATTGCGATCGCGCTCTGATTGTCTGCGATGGCTCGCGCCTCGAAGGACAAATTGGCGTCAGTTTTGACGAACTGTTGCGCGCTACCTTACGGGTAACAGAAGTGTTCAGCGATCCCACCTTTTTAAGCAATATCGAAAGCGCCACCATTCGCGTCGGAGATGCCGCAGAAGGCGTCGCCAACTTAACCGGGGATGTCTCGGCGCTGACTCAATCGGTAGAGCGAGAATTAACCAATTTCTCCAATGCTGCGCGATCGGTCGATTCAGCCGCCAATCAGATTCGCCTCTCAGCAGTGGAAGCCACGGATCAGTTAAGCGTTAGTGCCAATCAAACCACCGCCCAATTGACCCGAACCACCGATCAAGCCACGCGGTTTTTAGCCAATGTCGATAACCTAATCTCCACCAATCGCGCCACTTTGGTGACAACCTTAAACAACCTCAGCCAAACTAGCGACCAATTGCGGCTGACGGTGAGCAATCTCGGCCCGGTGCTGACGCGGGTGGAGCAAAGCAACTTCATCGCCAACCTGGATGCGCTTTCCAATAACGCCCTAACGGCCAGTGCGAACCTGCGCGATTTGTCCAATGCGCTCAATAGCCCGACTAATATTGTCATGCTCCAACAAACCCTCGATAGCGCTAGGGCGACGTTTCAAAATGCCCAAAAAATTACCGCCGACTTAGATGAAGTCACCGGAGATCCAGCCTTCCGCGATAATCTCCGCAACTTAGTCAACGGCTTAGGGGGGTTAGTGTCTTCTACCGAACAGCTAGAACAACAGGTTGAAGTGGCTCAAACGTTGGTACCGCTGGCTTTAACCTATAGCGAGTCCGTAGGGGCCGAGATTTTAGGCTTAGAAGGATTGCGATCGCCCGCATCCAACCCACGCAATCCCTTACAAAGCTCTCGGATGAAACTCAACAAAATCTCTTACCCCCTAGGCGAAACGCAGCTTCTAGAAGACCCAATGGCTGAGTAG
- a CDS encoding 1-acyl-sn-glycerol-3-phosphate acyltransferase: MTRNREPVESLVFYHLFKWSVVSPMLHAYFRGKIYGAENVPHSGPLVVVSNHASHFDPPIVSNCMRRPVAFMAKEELFDIPLLRQGISLYGAYPVKRGLADRSALRSALSYLEQGWATGLFLQGTRTPDARITEPKLGAALIAAKAKAPIIPVSLWGTEGILHKDSPLPRPVPVTVRIGEVFDPPRSTDREELESVTQRCVEAIHAMHDLGR; encoded by the coding sequence GTGACGCGAAACCGCGAACCTGTCGAAAGTTTAGTTTTCTATCACTTATTTAAGTGGTCGGTCGTTAGCCCTATGCTCCATGCCTACTTTCGGGGCAAAATTTATGGAGCAGAAAACGTACCTCACTCTGGGCCGTTAGTGGTGGTTAGCAATCACGCCAGCCACTTCGACCCGCCTATTGTCTCCAATTGTATGCGGCGTCCGGTGGCCTTCATGGCCAAAGAAGAGTTATTCGATATTCCCCTATTACGTCAAGGGATTTCACTCTATGGGGCGTATCCAGTTAAGCGGGGACTTGCCGATCGTAGCGCTCTGCGATCGGCTCTCAGCTATTTAGAGCAAGGTTGGGCAACCGGGCTGTTTTTACAAGGCACCCGTACCCCCGATGCTCGGATTACAGAGCCAAAATTAGGGGCCGCGTTGATTGCAGCCAAAGCTAAAGCGCCGATTATTCCCGTGAGTTTGTGGGGAACTGAGGGGATTTTGCACAAAGACTCGCCCCTCCCCCGCCCCGTACCTGTCACCGTGCGAATTGGGGAAGTTTTCGATCCGCCCCGTTCAACGGATCGCGAAGAGTTGGAATCCGTGACGCAAAGGTGCGTTGAGGCGATCCACGCCATGCACGATTTAGGACGTTGA
- a CDS encoding DUF2288 domain-containing protein — MEDLKAQLQENLDEAEWEWLKPHIARDVVVVVDPRLDLLDVGEAIASDRVSSVQHWISEQLIAKPSVAQIQDWNTDSHKRFAALIVQPYVLVQEKAP, encoded by the coding sequence ATGGAAGATTTAAAAGCGCAATTACAAGAGAACCTGGATGAGGCGGAGTGGGAGTGGTTAAAGCCCCATATTGCGCGAGATGTGGTTGTTGTGGTCGATCCGCGTTTAGATTTGCTGGATGTGGGAGAAGCGATCGCCTCGGATCGGGTTTCTTCGGTACAACATTGGATTAGCGAACAACTGATCGCCAAGCCGTCAGTTGCTCAAATTCAAGATTGGAATACCGATAGCCATAAACGGTTCGCGGCTTTAATTGTCCAACCCTACGTTTTAGTCCAAGAAAAAGCCCCATAA
- the pheT gene encoding phenylalanine--tRNA ligase subunit beta has translation MRISLNWLRELVDITLSPEELAQTLTMAGFEVEDIEDRRTWADGVVVGRILEAEPHPNADKLRVCQVDVGEKEPLNIVCGASNARAGILVAVATVGTYLPTIDLKIKPTKLRGVRSEGMICSLSELGLEKQSEGIHIFTQDALALGTDVRSLLGLDDVILDLTSTANRADALSMVGVAREVAALTGGALHLPEIPETTIAGNHEDLNMEILEKVACPAYIGTLIEGIKIAPSPEWLQSRLLAAGVRPINNVVDATNYILLEWGQPLHAFDRDRLQTVTGEAHLTIGVRFANTGETLKTLDGQARTLQPQTLLITANDRPVALAGVMGGEETEVYEGTTRILLEAALFDPLSIRRSARTQGLRTEASARYERGVNQAELEVACRRAIALIQEVAAGVPTTQAVADARPDKSAWTRAIELRQERIHQVLGQVEVEDNTIDIPARDIERILTALGCQLESVKKGVWRVTVPPYRYRDLEREIDLIEEIARLYGYDRFCETLPVAGEPGYLPLEEIVTRRLREAFRAAGLTEVLHYSYAVTKTRSDRQIHISNPLFTEYSSLRTELLSGLIQAFQYNLEQGNGPLNGFEIGRVFSADEDGLLETEALAGIIGGDPSQGKWTRSGRDLPMTWYEAKGILESVFQRLGLPTIEYQPNRQDERLHPGRTASLWLQGERLGNFGQLHPQLRQELGLPDAVYGFELELETIYTYFDREESLRPLFKPFSTYPAADRDIAFFAPVDVSVADIQKVVVKAAREKGGESLLESVELFDEYRGEHVVEGQRSLAFRLVYRGSDRTLTDAEVEPLHQKVRDALVEKFGVSLRS, from the coding sequence ATGCGGATCTCTCTAAACTGGCTGCGGGAATTAGTAGACATTACCCTATCTCCTGAAGAACTTGCTCAAACGCTGACAATGGCTGGCTTTGAGGTTGAAGATATAGAAGATCGTCGAACTTGGGCAGATGGGGTGGTCGTTGGTCGGATATTGGAGGCGGAACCCCACCCCAACGCGGATAAATTAAGGGTTTGCCAAGTTGACGTTGGCGAAAAAGAGCCGTTAAATATTGTCTGTGGCGCGTCGAATGCGCGGGCGGGAATTTTAGTGGCCGTGGCAACGGTAGGCACCTATTTACCCACCATTGACTTAAAAATTAAACCCACCAAACTGCGGGGCGTCCGTTCTGAGGGGATGATTTGCTCGCTCTCGGAATTGGGGTTAGAAAAACAATCGGAAGGCATCCATATCTTTACCCAAGACGCCCTAGCGCTGGGAACGGATGTGCGATCGCTCCTCGGCTTAGATGATGTGATTCTCGACCTCACCTCCACCGCTAACCGGGCTGACGCGCTGTCAATGGTGGGAGTGGCTAGAGAAGTGGCAGCCCTGACTGGGGGCGCTTTACATCTGCCGGAAATCCCAGAAACAACGATAGCGGGCAATCACGAGGATTTAAATATGGAAATTCTCGAAAAGGTTGCTTGTCCGGCCTATATCGGTACCCTCATTGAGGGGATAAAAATAGCCCCTTCGCCCGAATGGTTGCAGAGTCGGCTGTTGGCGGCTGGCGTGCGCCCGATCAATAACGTGGTAGATGCCACCAACTACATCTTATTGGAGTGGGGCCAACCGCTCCACGCCTTCGATCGCGATCGCCTCCAGACTGTCACCGGAGAAGCCCACCTCACCATTGGCGTCCGGTTTGCCAATACCGGGGAAACCCTCAAAACCCTGGATGGACAAGCACGCACCCTGCAACCCCAAACCCTGTTAATTACCGCCAACGATCGACCCGTCGCCCTCGCTGGGGTGATGGGTGGCGAAGAAACAGAAGTCTACGAAGGCACAACCCGCATCCTGTTAGAGGCGGCGTTGTTCGATCCGCTTTCGATTCGCCGTTCTGCCCGTACCCAAGGGCTGCGAACTGAAGCCTCTGCCCGTTACGAACGCGGTGTAAACCAAGCTGAGTTAGAAGTGGCTTGTCGGCGGGCGATCGCGCTAATTCAAGAAGTTGCAGCAGGCGTTCCCACTACCCAAGCGGTTGCAGATGCCCGTCCCGATAAGTCGGCTTGGACTCGCGCCATTGAATTGCGTCAAGAACGCATCCATCAAGTTTTAGGCCAAGTTGAAGTTGAGGATAACACTATCGATATCCCAGCACGGGATATTGAGCGGATTTTAACCGCCCTGGGCTGTCAGTTGGAATCGGTGAAAAAAGGGGTTTGGCGCGTTACCGTTCCTCCCTACCGCTACCGCGACTTAGAACGGGAAATTGATTTAATTGAAGAAATTGCCCGCCTGTATGGTTACGATCGCTTCTGCGAAACATTGCCCGTCGCGGGAGAACCCGGTTACTTACCGCTAGAAGAGATCGTGACGCGCCGCCTGCGCGAAGCCTTCCGAGCCGCCGGGTTAACGGAAGTTTTACACTATTCCTATGCGGTGACAAAAACTCGGAGCGATCGCCAAATTCACATTAGCAATCCTCTGTTTACCGAATATTCTTCCCTGCGGACTGAGCTACTGTCTGGGTTAATTCAAGCCTTTCAATATAACCTAGAGCAAGGGAATGGCCCGTTAAATGGCTTTGAAATTGGGCGCGTTTTCAGTGCCGATGAAGACGGCTTGCTAGAAACTGAAGCCCTCGCAGGCATTATCGGCGGCGACCCCAGTCAAGGGAAATGGACGCGCAGCGGGCGCGATCTGCCCATGACTTGGTATGAGGCGAAGGGCATTCTAGAAAGCGTGTTTCAGCGCTTAGGACTTCCCACCATTGAATACCAGCCGAACCGCCAAGACGAACGCTTGCACCCCGGAAGAACGGCTTCTTTATGGTTGCAAGGCGAACGGTTAGGCAATTTTGGTCAACTTCACCCCCAACTACGCCAAGAGTTGGGCTTACCGGATGCGGTGTATGGGTTTGAGTTGGAATTAGAAACCATTTATACCTATTTTGACCGCGAAGAAAGCCTCAGACCTTTATTTAAGCCGTTTTCGACCTATCCCGCCGCAGACCGCGATATCGCCTTCTTCGCCCCGGTGGATGTTTCGGTGGCCGATATCCAAAAAGTGGTGGTCAAAGCAGCGCGGGAAAAAGGCGGCGAGTCTCTGCTGGAGTCTGTCGAACTGTTTGACGAGTACCGAGGCGAACATGTCGTAGAAGGTCAGCGCAGTTTGGCCTTCCGCTTGGTGTATCGGGGGAGCGATCGCACTCTCACCGATGCCGAGGTTGAACCCCTCCATCAAAAGGTTCGGGATGCTTTAGTCGAAAAATTCGGCGTCAGCCTCAGAAGTTAA